Proteins from a single region of Labedella gwakjiensis:
- the cobA gene encoding uroporphyrinogen-III C-methyltransferase: protein MSALLSLAVSGRRVVFVGGGRVSARRARSYVDEGADVIVVAPVVDVELRALIDGGLVTWIDGFVSPTHLDGAWIVHTATGDPAVDLLVASWADERRIWCINAGSGTDGSARSVATARAGEVTVGVSSAHGSDPRRTRAICDALADHVSTGGVDLRRVRRGSAADGRVVLVGGGPGDPDLLTVRARMALAQADVVVADRLGPRTVLDDLAPGVEIIDVGKTPHHHPVPQEEINRILVDRASRGDVVVRLKGGDPFVFGRGGEEFVACREAGIRVEVVPGISSALAVPAAAGIPVTHRGVARGFLTVTGHEAVDDDALALMRGGRTTVVVLMGVAALPLIVERALASGVDEALPVAIVENGTTAEQRSTRAPLSAIVGAATRVGVRNPAVIVFGEVARFGLLDPILAPAHLSAIPAAREAEDTRR from the coding sequence GTGAGCGCGCTCCTCTCCCTCGCCGTGAGCGGGCGTCGCGTCGTCTTCGTGGGTGGCGGCCGCGTGAGCGCGCGTCGCGCCCGCTCGTACGTCGACGAGGGCGCGGACGTGATCGTCGTGGCGCCGGTCGTGGACGTCGAGCTGCGAGCGCTCATCGACGGCGGACTCGTCACCTGGATCGACGGGTTCGTGTCGCCGACCCACCTCGACGGAGCCTGGATCGTGCACACCGCGACGGGCGATCCAGCGGTCGATCTCCTCGTGGCGAGCTGGGCGGACGAGCGCCGGATCTGGTGCATCAACGCGGGGAGCGGAACCGACGGGAGCGCGCGCAGCGTCGCCACCGCGCGGGCCGGCGAGGTCACCGTCGGCGTCTCCTCGGCGCACGGCTCCGATCCCCGCCGGACGCGCGCGATCTGCGACGCCCTCGCAGACCACGTCTCGACGGGGGGCGTCGACCTGCGCCGCGTCCGTCGCGGGTCCGCCGCCGATGGCCGGGTCGTCCTCGTGGGCGGCGGCCCCGGCGACCCCGATCTCCTCACCGTGCGAGCGCGGATGGCTCTCGCGCAGGCGGACGTCGTGGTCGCCGACAGGCTGGGACCGCGGACGGTGCTCGACGACCTCGCCCCGGGCGTCGAGATCATCGACGTGGGGAAGACGCCGCACCACCACCCCGTCCCGCAGGAGGAGATCAACCGCATTCTCGTCGACCGGGCGTCGCGCGGCGACGTCGTGGTGAGGCTCAAGGGCGGCGACCCGTTCGTGTTCGGTCGCGGTGGCGAGGAATTCGTCGCCTGCCGCGAGGCCGGGATCCGCGTGGAGGTCGTCCCCGGCATCTCGAGCGCGCTCGCCGTCCCGGCGGCGGCCGGCATCCCCGTGACGCACCGGGGCGTCGCGCGCGGCTTCCTCACCGTCACAGGACACGAGGCGGTCGACGACGACGCCCTCGCGCTCATGCGGGGCGGACGCACCACCGTCGTCGTGCTGATGGGTGTCGCCGCGCTGCCGCTCATCGTCGAGCGCGCCCTCGCCTCCGGCGTCGACGAAGCCCTGCCCGTCGCGATCGTCGAGAACGGCACCACGGCGGAGCAGCGGTCCACACGCGCGCCGCTCTCGGCGATCGTGGGCGCGGCCACGCGCGTCGGCGTGCGGAACCCCGCCGTCATCGTCTTCGGCGAGGTGGCGCGCTTCGGGCTGCTCGACCCCATCCTCGCTCCTGCCCACCTCTCGGCGATCCCCGCGGCCCGTGAGGCGGAGGACACACGACGGTGA
- the mobA gene encoding molybdenum cofactor guanylyltransferase codes for MTRQPEPEPVVERRPDRQAIVVAGGRASRLGGIDKCALEGNGTSLLERALLAAGPVDTVIVGRGTVTQSATRVRYVDETPRFGGPVAAIAAGLASLDGQPWTLVLAGDLPEVGSAVPLLLAAFGRPRFPAAVDGVVAADGGGRVQPLLGLYRTTALERALHALPAIDGASVRALLSPLVLAAITVPHASCADVDTPDDVRRFGLSLPDGAAGVERVA; via the coding sequence ATGACTCGACAGCCCGAACCGGAACCTGTCGTGGAACGACGGCCGGACCGACAGGCGATCGTCGTCGCGGGCGGGCGTGCATCCCGACTCGGGGGAATCGACAAGTGCGCTCTCGAGGGGAACGGCACGAGCCTCCTCGAGCGCGCGCTCCTGGCCGCCGGACCGGTCGACACCGTCATCGTCGGCCGTGGCACGGTCACGCAGAGCGCGACACGCGTGCGGTACGTCGATGAGACTCCGCGCTTCGGCGGCCCCGTCGCGGCGATCGCGGCGGGCCTCGCCTCCCTCGACGGCCAACCGTGGACGCTCGTTCTCGCCGGCGACCTGCCGGAGGTCGGCTCGGCCGTTCCCCTCCTGCTCGCGGCCTTCGGTCGCCCGCGATTCCCCGCCGCCGTCGACGGTGTCGTCGCCGCAGACGGGGGCGGGCGCGTTCAACCGCTCCTCGGCCTGTACCGCACGACGGCGCTCGAGCGGGCGCTCCACGCGCTCCCGGCGATCGACGGCGCCTCAGTGCGCGCCCTCCTCTCCCCGCTCGTTCTCGCGGCGATCACGGTGCCGCATGCGTCCTGCGCCGACGTCGACACCCCGGACGACGTGCGCCGCTTCGGACTCTCGCTCCCCGACGGAGCCGCGGGGGTCGAGCGTGTCGCCTGA
- a CDS encoding DUF6457 domain-containing protein, which translates to MSPDDSAAIDAWLDRIVPVLDLPRELVDTPLVLDLARDAAHGVARPAAPLTTFLLGLALGRGTASPAELERLADVITEELP; encoded by the coding sequence GTGTCGCCTGACGACTCCGCCGCGATCGACGCGTGGCTCGACCGCATCGTCCCCGTGCTCGACCTTCCCCGCGAACTCGTCGACACACCCCTCGTCCTGGACCTCGCCCGCGACGCCGCCCACGGGGTCGCTAGGCCGGCCGCGCCGCTCACGACGTTCCTCCTCGGGCTGGCGCTCGGGAGGGGAACGGCCTCGCCCGCCGAGCTCGAACGGCTCGCGGACGTCATCACCGAGGAGCTGCCGTGA